In Virgibacillus sp. NKC19-16, a single genomic region encodes these proteins:
- a CDS encoding cory-CC-star protein yields MLEHVKKLIQFYDEVLSMPHRQEIARELRDEDDLFLLLLYSEMIGIPNPIYYYTLELYPYMIENFHDWHLRMGMDKSPLTGIRCC; encoded by the coding sequence ATGTTGGAGCATGTAAAAAAGTTGATTCAATTTTATGACGAAGTATTAAGCATGCCACACCGTCAGGAAATTGCCCGTGAACTGCGGGATGAGGATGATTTGTTTCTGTTATTGTTGTATTCCGAGATGATTGGTATACCAAATCCGATTTACTATTATACGTTGGAACTTTACCCATATATGATCGAGAATTTTCATGACTGGCATTTGCGTATGGGAATGGATAAATCGCCTCTAACAGGAATTCGCTGTTGCTAG
- a CDS encoding YceI family protein gives MTRTVWNVDTAHSEIGFSVKHMMISKAKGSFDDFSAEIEANVDDLTDSKVEVKIDVSSINTRQEGRDEHLRSADFFDVEKYPNITFVATDIKKKSDNNYDVTGDLTMIGTTKPVTFDIVFEGQSKDPMSGNTVAGFSGETTINRKDFGLNWNAAVETGGVLVGEEVKVHVEIEAHKEA, from the coding sequence ATGACAAGAACAGTTTGGAACGTAGACACAGCTCATAGTGAGATTGGATTTTCCGTAAAACATATGATGATTTCAAAAGCAAAAGGTTCATTTGATGACTTCAGTGCTGAAATCGAAGCTAATGTTGACGATTTAACAGATTCAAAAGTGGAAGTAAAAATCGATGTAAGCAGTATTAACACTCGCCAAGAAGGCCGTGATGAGCACTTGCGTTCAGCAGATTTCTTCGATGTTGAAAAATATCCAAACATCACTTTTGTTGCAACTGATATCAAGAAAAAATCAGACAATAACTATGATGTTACAGGAGATCTAACAATGATCGGAACCACCAAACCGGTTACATTTGATATTGTATTTGAAGGTCAAAGCAAAGACCCAATGAGCGGTAATACAGTTGCAGGTTTCAGTGGCGAAACGACAATTAACCGTAAAGATTTTGGTTTAAATTGGAACGCTGCAGTTGAAACTGGTGGGGTACTAGTTGGCGAAGAAGTTAAAGTTCATGTAGAAATCGAAGCACACAAAGAAGCATAA
- a CDS encoding carbon starvation CstA family protein: protein MPGILVALIGIIVLALGYRYYSKFVAEKIYRLDPDYVTPAHRYKDGVDFVPTNKFVLWGHHFTSVAGAAPIMGPAVALYWGWLPAFIWVILGTVFAAGVHDFGTLVVSVRNKGQSIGTLANRLIGQRAKILFLFIILILLLMVNAVFTWVIANLFIQYPSSVLPVFIQIPIAIWIGYAVYKGNRKMLGPSIIGLVVMYATAIITSRVDFLQIDLVGYFGGEGSTGLFGLGAVSSAFLIWIIILMGYVYFASTLPVWKLLQPRDFINSHQLVVGLAILYLGLLFLNPEMTAPVTNSNPDTSWFPLLFITIACGAISGFHGLVSSGTSSKQLNKETDARFVGYFGAVGEGILALISIIAAGTFFANSDAFFATYGSFTEANGAGLDVFVVGAANLASGIAIPPDIATTIVSIIVVSFAATSLDTSVRLLRYIIGELGIEYKVPALSKKHVATSVAVVSSAALVLLPQGPNGFGSGGYLIWPLFGTSNQLLAGISLLLISIWLKRQGRNYAITLIPMIFLMFMTLYAMFQQVFFEWAWYGTESDMLLFVLGAIIFVFAVWIVLTAFNVLTKKYDNPIDND from the coding sequence ATGCCAGGAATTTTAGTTGCGCTAATAGGTATTATTGTATTAGCCCTAGGATATCGTTATTATTCAAAGTTTGTGGCAGAAAAGATTTACCGCCTGGATCCTGATTATGTTACACCAGCGCATAGGTACAAAGACGGTGTGGATTTCGTGCCAACAAATAAATTTGTGTTATGGGGGCATCATTTCACATCGGTTGCAGGCGCAGCGCCAATAATGGGTCCAGCTGTCGCTTTATATTGGGGATGGCTTCCTGCATTTATATGGGTTATCCTTGGTACTGTTTTTGCTGCAGGGGTACATGATTTTGGTACACTGGTTGTCTCCGTTCGGAATAAAGGGCAATCGATCGGAACACTCGCAAACCGATTAATTGGCCAGCGGGCGAAGATTCTATTTTTATTTATTATCTTAATTTTATTATTAATGGTTAATGCCGTATTTACATGGGTGATTGCAAATTTATTTATTCAGTATCCTTCTAGTGTATTGCCGGTATTTATTCAAATACCGATTGCAATTTGGATCGGATATGCTGTCTACAAAGGCAATAGAAAGATGTTGGGGCCTTCCATAATTGGGCTTGTAGTTATGTATGCGACAGCTATCATAACAAGTAGAGTTGATTTCCTGCAAATTGATCTGGTTGGATACTTCGGTGGAGAGGGAAGTACGGGTTTATTCGGCTTAGGAGCTGTGTCGTCCGCATTTCTAATTTGGATTATTATATTAATGGGTTATGTATATTTTGCATCAACTTTACCTGTTTGGAAATTGCTGCAACCAAGGGACTTTATTAATTCGCATCAGCTTGTTGTGGGACTCGCTATTCTATATTTAGGTTTGCTTTTCTTAAATCCGGAAATGACTGCACCTGTGACAAATTCGAATCCTGATACGTCCTGGTTTCCGCTTCTATTTATCACGATAGCATGTGGAGCTATTTCTGGTTTTCACGGACTGGTTTCATCCGGAACTTCATCCAAACAGCTGAATAAGGAGACGGATGCGCGTTTTGTTGGTTACTTCGGTGCAGTCGGTGAAGGGATATTAGCGTTAATTTCGATTATTGCTGCCGGCACCTTTTTTGCAAATTCGGATGCATTTTTTGCCACTTATGGCAGCTTTACAGAAGCGAATGGCGCGGGTCTTGATGTGTTTGTAGTGGGTGCTGCTAATCTTGCTTCAGGTATAGCAATCCCGCCTGATATTGCTACAACAATTGTATCTATTATTGTTGTAAGCTTTGCTGCTACATCTCTAGATACTTCTGTACGATTGTTACGCTATATTATTGGTGAATTAGGTATTGAGTATAAAGTACCTGCATTATCCAAAAAACATGTGGCTACATCTGTAGCTGTTGTTTCAAGTGCGGCATTAGTACTGCTTCCTCAAGGTCCAAATGGCTTTGGTTCAGGTGGCTATCTAATCTGGCCTTTATTTGGAACATCGAATCAATTGCTCGCGGGGATAAGTCTATTGCTAATCTCTATTTGGCTGAAGCGACAAGGACGTAATTATGCGATTACGTTGATACCAATGATTTTCTTAATGTTTATGACATTATACGCGATGTTCCAGCAGGTTTTCTTTGAATGGGCATGGTATGGAACAGAGTCAGATATGTTATTATTTGTTCTTGGGGCGATCATATTCGTTTTCGCAGTGTGGATTGTGCTTACCGCATTTAATGTTCTGACGAAAAAATATGATAACCCAATTGATAATGATTAA
- a CDS encoding aconitate hydratase: protein MGLNVTQKLIKDHLVSGEMKQGEEISLKIDQTLTQDATGTMVMLELEAMGLDYAKTEASAQYVDHNLIQVDSKNPDDHLFLESSAKRFGLYYSRPGNGVSHPVHMQRLAKPGKTLLGSDSHTPANGSMGMFAMGAGGIDVAMAIAGEPIYITMPQVFGVKLTGKLPDWVSAKDVILEMLRRYDVKGGVGKVIEYYGPGLDNLTAMDRHVIANMGAELGATTTVFPSDKEVKKFLAEQNRADDWEELIADKDATYDLHDEINLSELEPLVAKPTSPGNVVSVSEVAGTPIYQSYIGSSANPGYRDFAIAAEIVKDKTIAPGLSFDINPTSRQMLTNLVKELHIASLLQAGGRLHQAGCNGCIGMGQAPASGRNSLRTTPRNFPGRSGTKEDSVFLTGPEVAAASALTGKITDPRTLDFDYPKVKEVKNANVDDDLLDPPLPVEEARQVELTKGSNIVSIPEMDALPDTLEIPVLLKMRDNISTDEILAGGARVLPYRSNLPEISKFTFESVDSTYVKRGLNSKEKGGHAIVAGFNYGQGSSREHAALAPRYLGLRAAIVKDFARIHWQNLINFGILPLTFADEADYDKLEEGEVLTFNDVRNQIKQSDHLIAKLQGKEEEIKVEHNLSPRQKDIVLHGGLINWIKARQEQEQK, encoded by the coding sequence ATGGGCTTAAATGTTACACAAAAACTGATAAAGGATCACCTTGTATCAGGAGAGATGAAACAAGGTGAGGAAATTAGTTTAAAAATTGATCAGACATTAACGCAGGATGCTACAGGTACAATGGTTATGCTGGAATTAGAGGCAATGGGTTTGGATTATGCAAAAACAGAAGCCTCTGCTCAATATGTAGATCATAATTTAATCCAAGTTGACAGTAAAAATCCGGATGACCATCTATTTCTCGAAAGTTCTGCTAAACGATTCGGACTCTACTACAGCAGACCAGGAAATGGTGTAAGTCACCCTGTCCACATGCAGCGATTAGCTAAACCAGGTAAAACACTTCTCGGTTCAGATAGTCATACACCTGCAAATGGATCCATGGGAATGTTTGCGATGGGGGCTGGTGGTATTGACGTTGCAATGGCCATTGCAGGCGAACCTATTTATATCACCATGCCTCAAGTGTTTGGGGTTAAATTAACCGGTAAACTGCCTGACTGGGTGAGTGCTAAAGATGTTATCTTAGAAATGCTTCGACGTTATGATGTAAAAGGCGGTGTAGGAAAAGTCATCGAATATTATGGCCCAGGACTTGATAATCTCACAGCAATGGATCGCCATGTTATTGCAAATATGGGAGCTGAACTTGGCGCAACTACAACAGTCTTCCCGTCAGATAAAGAAGTGAAGAAATTTTTAGCAGAGCAAAACCGAGCAGACGATTGGGAGGAACTGATTGCAGATAAAGACGCAACTTATGACCTCCATGATGAAATTAATCTTTCTGAGCTGGAGCCATTAGTCGCAAAACCGACCAGTCCGGGGAATGTCGTTTCTGTCAGTGAGGTCGCAGGAACACCAATCTACCAATCCTATATTGGTTCGTCAGCAAATCCTGGCTACAGGGATTTTGCTATAGCTGCTGAAATTGTCAAAGACAAAACCATCGCGCCAGGTCTTTCATTTGATATAAATCCTACATCGCGTCAAATGTTAACAAACCTTGTAAAAGAACTTCATATCGCAAGTCTCTTGCAAGCTGGAGGCAGACTGCATCAGGCTGGTTGTAATGGATGTATCGGTATGGGGCAGGCGCCTGCATCAGGCAGAAATAGCTTACGAACAACACCAAGGAATTTCCCTGGAAGATCAGGAACGAAAGAAGACAGTGTCTTCCTCACCGGTCCTGAAGTAGCTGCAGCTTCTGCTTTAACTGGTAAAATTACGGATCCGAGAACACTCGATTTCGACTATCCAAAAGTGAAGGAAGTTAAGAATGCAAATGTAGATGATGATCTATTGGATCCGCCACTTCCTGTTGAAGAAGCAAGACAGGTTGAATTAACCAAGGGGTCAAATATCGTGTCCATTCCCGAAATGGATGCATTGCCAGATACATTAGAAATACCCGTATTATTAAAGATGAGAGATAACATCTCCACAGACGAAATTCTTGCAGGTGGAGCGCGTGTACTTCCATATAGAAGTAATCTTCCGGAAATCAGTAAATTCACCTTTGAATCTGTTGACTCCACATATGTTAAACGAGGTCTTAACAGCAAGGAAAAAGGCGGTCATGCGATTGTCGCAGGGTTTAATTACGGTCAGGGATCCAGCCGTGAACATGCTGCCCTCGCACCAAGGTATCTAGGCTTACGTGCTGCCATCGTAAAAGATTTCGCACGAATTCATTGGCAAAATCTGATCAACTTTGGTATATTGCCACTGACATTTGCAGATGAAGCGGATTACGATAAATTAGAGGAAGGCGAAGTTCTTACATTCAACGACGTACGAAATCAAATAAAGCAAAGTGATCATTTGATCGCTAAGCTACAAGGAAAAGAAGAGGAAATCAAAGTAGAACACAACCTCTCCCCTCGTCAAAAAGATATTGTCTTACATGGCGGATTAATCAACTGGATTAAAGCAAGACAAGAACAAGAGCAAAAATAA
- a CDS encoding phage holin — protein MDKGTLIRTIALLVALVNQILVLFDKSPLPIDSVFVEQFLSVLFTIITSLMAWFKNNYVTKKGHRQKEALLEKGLTGDKKQN, from the coding sequence ATGGACAAAGGTACATTAATTCGCACCATTGCATTACTAGTAGCTCTTGTAAATCAAATTCTTGTTTTATTTGATAAATCACCACTGCCAATCGATAGTGTATTTGTGGAACAATTTCTATCTGTTCTATTTACCATTATTACTTCTTTAATGGCTTGGTTTAAGAATAATTATGTAACTAAAAAGGGGCATAGACAAAAAGAAGCGTTGCTCGAGAAGGGTTTAACGGGAGATAAGAAGCAGAATTAA
- a CDS encoding general stress protein: protein MKPFIKGYFNDEHLKTDVSILKDKGIDKDDVYILSHDDDRTDRVAGGADANTIGLSEMDFKEAVGNMFNSKGDELRTKLEEMGFTQAEAENHEEEMDEGKIFLIVTNNENVGSYLF from the coding sequence ATGAAACCATTCATTAAAGGATATTTCAATGATGAACACTTAAAAACAGATGTAAGTATATTAAAAGATAAAGGCATAGATAAAGATGATGTTTATATTCTATCACATGATGATGATAGAACAGATCGCGTTGCAGGCGGTGCTGATGCAAATACAATTGGTTTAAGCGAAATGGACTTCAAGGAAGCAGTTGGAAATATGTTCAACAGTAAAGGCGATGAATTAAGAACAAAACTTGAAGAAATGGGCTTCACCCAAGCAGAAGCAGAAAACCATGAAGAAGAAATGGACGAAGGCAAGATTTTCTTGATCGTAACCAACAATGAGAATGTAGGTAGCTACCTATTTTAA
- a CDS encoding Glu/Leu/Phe/Val family dehydrogenase, with amino-acid sequence MADISGTKTIVEASLNALLDDETFLPDLHSATREKAFSSLVSILSTPNHVHKSFLRVPLENGKVVRIPAFRVQHNNIMGPYKGGIRFHEAINEDEVVELSSLMTLKSALHDIPFGGGKGGVVINPRDYETKELHLISKKYVQYFSDILGPEKDIPAPDVGTSAREMDWMMGEYKSIRPGMKYRSSFTGKSVVNGGSLGRREATGKGVYFTFRYLMHDFLNAQHQWLKERDNIFVKTALDHEGRSLTLAIQGFGNVGSVVALEAYKSPHLNNKVVSVSDKNVTLYNSDGIDIPELLKFTTRNNNELPVSEKELKDVDIKADIMDRDDILTLNVDVLFLAALGHQVHKENMEGIKARVIVEGANAPLTTEADDFLSDQGVIIIPDILANAGGVIVSYLEWLQGRDTQFLSEEEVYERLHDKMQETLDVVLPQYFGDAFPLRKNCYIHAVMKLSTVLFRQGKLY; translated from the coding sequence ATGGCAGATATATCGGGGACAAAAACAATTGTCGAAGCGTCATTAAACGCATTATTGGATGATGAAACATTCCTACCGGATTTACATAGTGCAACAAGGGAAAAAGCTTTTAGTTCACTCGTTTCTATTTTGTCCACCCCAAATCATGTGCATAAATCTTTTTTGAGAGTGCCTTTGGAAAACGGAAAAGTTGTGCGAATTCCGGCTTTTCGGGTGCAGCATAATAATATTATGGGCCCGTATAAAGGTGGGATTCGTTTTCATGAAGCTATAAATGAAGATGAAGTAGTTGAATTATCATCGCTTATGACATTAAAAAGTGCTTTGCATGATATTCCTTTTGGTGGTGGGAAAGGCGGAGTTGTTATTAATCCCAGAGATTATGAAACGAAGGAACTTCATTTAATTAGTAAAAAGTATGTGCAATATTTCAGTGATATTCTTGGACCGGAAAAGGACATCCCTGCACCTGACGTTGGAACCAGCGCGCGTGAGATGGACTGGATGATGGGAGAATATAAGAGCATTCGCCCTGGCATGAAATACCGCAGTAGCTTTACAGGCAAGAGTGTTGTAAATGGGGGATCCTTAGGAAGAAGAGAAGCAACCGGAAAGGGCGTTTACTTTACGTTCCGTTATCTGATGCATGATTTTTTGAATGCGCAACATCAATGGTTAAAAGAGCGGGACAATATTTTTGTGAAAACGGCACTGGATCATGAAGGGAGATCTTTAACGCTAGCCATTCAAGGATTCGGTAATGTGGGTTCCGTTGTAGCACTGGAGGCTTATAAATCACCCCATTTAAATAATAAAGTTGTGTCTGTAAGTGATAAGAATGTGACCCTTTATAATTCGGATGGGATCGATATCCCTGAATTGCTGAAATTTACTACTCGTAATAATAATGAACTGCCTGTCAGTGAAAAAGAACTTAAAGATGTAGATATAAAGGCTGACATCATGGATCGTGATGATATATTGACCCTGAATGTTGATGTGTTATTTTTAGCAGCATTGGGACATCAGGTTCATAAAGAAAATATGGAGGGCATAAAGGCAAGAGTTATTGTAGAAGGTGCCAATGCTCCGCTTACGACAGAGGCTGATGACTTTTTAAGTGATCAGGGAGTTATTATCATACCGGATATTCTAGCGAATGCCGGTGGGGTAATCGTATCTTATCTTGAATGGCTGCAAGGGAGAGATACACAATTTTTATCAGAGGAAGAGGTGTATGAACGCCTTCATGATAAAATGCAGGAGACGCTTGATGTGGTACTTCCGCAGTATTTCGGGGACGCGTTTCCATTACGGAAAAATTGTTATATCCATGCAGTAATGAAATTATCAACGGTGCTTTTTCGGCAGGGAAAATTATACTAA